Genomic DNA from Deinococcota bacterium:
CGCGCGGGCGCCAGCTCGAGCACGTTGCCGGCCGGGTCCTCGAAGTAGAGGCTGCGGCCGCCCTTCGGCCACGCCTGCTCGGCGCTGATAACGACGCCGCGGGCCTGTAGGTACATCCTCCAGGCGTCTAAGTCCGCCTCCCCCACCTTGAAGCAGAGATGGCCCGGCCCGGTCGCGCCGTGGCCGGGCAGGTCGCCGCCCTGGCTCGAGGTCTCGGGCTTGAAGAGCAGGAGCATCCCCTCTCCCAGGCGAAAGAAGAGGTGGCGGCCGGCCACCTCGGAGACGAGCGTCAGGCCGAGCACGCCTTCGTAAAAGCTGCGCGCGCCCCCCAGGTCGCCCACGTAGAGACAGGTCTCGAGGACATCGAGCGGACCGGGTGGGGCTCCAGGACTCACCTCTTCCACGAGGGCTGGCGTTTCTCCAAAAAGGCGCTCACACCCTCCTGTAGGTCGGCGGTACCCCGCGCCAGGGCGTTCAAATCCACGGCGTAGCGCAGGGCGTCGAAAAAGCCCATCCCGGGCAGGGCCGAGAGCAGCGTCTTGGTGAGGTCCAACGAGGTCGGCGAGTTGGCGGCCACCATCTCCGCCAGGGCCAGCGCTCGAGGCAGCACCTCGTCCGCGGTGACGACCTCGTTCACCAGGCCCATCGCCTGCGCCTCGAGCGCAAGAACCAAGCGCCCGGTCAGCAGCAGGTCACGCGCGCGCTTCTCGCCCGTTTGCCGCAGCAGCAGGACGGCGACGACGGCGGGCACGAAGCCGATCTTGACCTCGGTATAGCCCAGCTTGGCGTCTTCGCTCATGACGACGAGATCGCAGGCCGAGGCCAGCCCGGCGCCGCCCGCCACGGCGTGGCCGTTGACTGCCGCCACCACCGGTTTGGGGAAGGTGTAGAGCGTCTCCAAGAGGCGCGCGAAGCGGCTCGAGTCGCGCCGGTTCTCCTCGGCCGAGCTTTGGCTGATCGCCCTCAGGCCCGCCAAATCGAGGCCGGCGCAAAAGGCCTTGCCCGCGCCGGTCAGGACCAGCGCGCGCACGTTTGTGTCGTCACGGGCGGTCTCGAGGGCGCCCAGGAGCGCCTCTTGCAGGTCGGCGCTCAGCGCGTTGCGGACCTCGGGGCGGTTGAGGCGCAAGACCCGCACCGCGCCGCGGTCTTCGCTGGGAACGAGTGACATAGGCTCAGTGTATCGTGACGGTGAAATAGATGGTACCGATTGCCTGCTCGAGTACCATA
This window encodes:
- a CDS encoding VOC family protein, translated to MEEVSPGAPPGPLDVLETCLYVGDLGGARSFYEGVLGLTLVSEVAGRHLFFRLGEGMLLLFKPETSSQGGDLPGHGATGPGHLCFKVGEADLDAWRMYLQARGVVISAEQAWPKGGRSLYFEDPAGNVLELAPARIWG
- a CDS encoding enoyl-CoA hydratase-related protein, translating into MSLVPSEDRGAVRVLRLNRPEVRNALSADLQEALLGALETARDDTNVRALVLTGAGKAFCAGLDLAGLRAISQSSAEENRRDSSRFARLLETLYTFPKPVVAAVNGHAVAGGAGLASACDLVVMSEDAKLGYTEVKIGFVPAVVAVLLLRQTGEKRARDLLLTGRLVLALEAQAMGLVNEVVTADEVLPRALALAEMVAANSPTSLDLTKTLLSALPGMGFFDALRYAVDLNALARGTADLQEGVSAFLEKRQPSWKR